Proteins encoded together in one Streptomyces sp. TLI_171 window:
- a CDS encoding Dyp-type peroxidase yields the protein MADLSLRQDTEIQGDILAGFKKDHMTLLLLQFTDAPAARNWLERITPRIATTEQVAAFNQDFSLARQASGGDDPTAQKATWLGLGFTYEGLRFITGQPDLLKAEARTGDTLEAFIQGPADPSRSIGLGDTDDNDPKHWVFGCADKPTVHAVLTIASDTAEGLDGATKEQKLAASQAGAVLVYEQEGRHLPGERKGKEHFGFKDGISEPEIEGFDEPDPARTENLPDLPGGPAGRTVHYSAKHPGTRLVPAGEFVVGKPLAPEHDPGTAARDTVPAWMHNGSFQVVRRLEQDVPGWWAQVDTQLRRLKDLKAVPEDTKRDWFAARLVGRWRDGSPVCKHPDRAGGTAAGSDNDFTYKGDPDDPDGLITPLFSHLRKTNPRAGLDAEGEVAERFIDARRIMRRGAPYGQPFDPISDIAENGPDAERGLLFVCYQSDLVGQFEFIQANWINDPDFPPGREHKPGPDPLVGGQLATVNDGRISWEGRTPAGDPKTTTLDFRPFVRTRGALYCFTPSITALRRLAQGRLTGELAEHTGKPVVTPDLPVDCVLPLPDAEGRYWTFQQGRIRLIGAGAPEVRRLTTGTVDDRTGVLVKDVGPYSSWPALKGVTQLDTILPVYDEQRLDGKSAYWVFHTVGGNQVYRSITIDDAEPYASRPVGEDQPLSRWSSFGGSTPVTHVDAFLPVPDLRPAADGSHWYWLFHNTPVGQRYRLISLSRSGRAHPDRLRRDDRQLSQWRSLEGVTRVDAFLAVPGKDEPTGGQHWYWAFHQDKYRTVMIDHGGNHQDDLLREDRPTAVWSRRP from the coding sequence ATGGCCGACCTGAGCCTGCGTCAAGACACCGAGATCCAGGGCGACATCCTCGCCGGATTCAAGAAGGACCACATGACCCTCTTGCTCCTCCAGTTCACCGACGCCCCCGCGGCGCGGAACTGGCTGGAGCGGATCACCCCGCGGATCGCCACCACCGAGCAGGTCGCCGCGTTCAACCAGGACTTCAGCCTGGCCCGCCAGGCCTCCGGCGGCGACGACCCGACCGCCCAGAAAGCCACCTGGCTGGGCCTCGGCTTCACCTACGAGGGCCTGCGGTTCATCACCGGACAGCCCGACCTGCTGAAGGCCGAGGCCAGGACCGGCGACACCCTGGAGGCCTTCATCCAGGGCCCGGCCGACCCGTCCCGGTCGATCGGACTCGGCGACACCGACGACAACGACCCGAAGCACTGGGTCTTCGGCTGCGCCGACAAACCCACCGTGCACGCGGTGCTCACCATCGCCTCCGACACCGCGGAGGGCCTCGACGGCGCGACGAAGGAACAGAAGCTGGCCGCCAGCCAGGCCGGCGCCGTCCTCGTCTACGAACAGGAGGGCAGGCACCTCCCCGGGGAGCGCAAGGGCAAGGAGCACTTCGGCTTCAAGGACGGGATCAGCGAACCGGAGATCGAGGGCTTCGACGAGCCGGACCCGGCCAGGACCGAGAACCTGCCCGACCTCCCCGGCGGCCCCGCGGGCCGCACCGTCCACTACTCCGCGAAGCACCCCGGGACCCGGCTCGTCCCGGCCGGCGAGTTCGTGGTCGGCAAGCCGCTCGCCCCCGAGCACGACCCGGGAACCGCCGCCAGGGACACCGTCCCGGCCTGGATGCACAACGGCTCGTTCCAGGTCGTCCGCCGCCTGGAACAGGACGTCCCCGGCTGGTGGGCCCAGGTCGACACCCAACTGCGGCGGCTGAAGGACCTCAAGGCCGTCCCCGAGGACACCAAGCGGGACTGGTTCGCCGCCCGGCTGGTCGGCCGCTGGCGCGACGGCTCGCCGGTCTGCAAGCACCCCGACCGGGCCGGCGGCACGGCCGCGGGCTCGGACAACGACTTCACGTACAAGGGCGACCCGGACGACCCCGACGGCCTGATCACCCCGCTCTTCTCCCACCTGCGCAAGACCAACCCCCGGGCCGGCCTCGACGCCGAGGGCGAGGTCGCCGAGCGGTTCATCGACGCCCGGCGGATCATGCGCCGCGGCGCCCCCTACGGACAGCCCTTCGACCCGATCAGCGACATCGCCGAGAACGGCCCCGACGCGGAGCGCGGACTGCTCTTCGTCTGCTACCAGTCCGACCTGGTCGGCCAGTTCGAGTTCATCCAGGCCAACTGGATCAACGACCCCGACTTCCCGCCCGGCCGCGAGCACAAGCCCGGCCCCGACCCGCTGGTCGGCGGCCAGCTCGCCACCGTCAACGACGGCCGGATCAGCTGGGAGGGCAGGACCCCCGCCGGCGACCCGAAGACCACCACCCTGGACTTCCGGCCGTTCGTCCGGACCCGGGGCGCGCTCTACTGCTTCACCCCCTCCATCACCGCGCTGCGCCGCCTCGCCCAGGGCCGCCTCACCGGCGAACTCGCCGAGCACACCGGGAAACCCGTGGTCACCCCCGACCTGCCGGTGGACTGCGTGCTGCCGCTGCCCGACGCGGAAGGCCGCTACTGGACCTTCCAGCAGGGCCGCATCCGGCTGATCGGCGCCGGCGCCCCCGAAGTCCGCCGGCTCACCACCGGCACCGTCGACGACCGGACCGGAGTGCTGGTCAAGGACGTCGGCCCGTACTCCTCCTGGCCCGCCCTGAAGGGCGTCACCCAGCTCGACACCATCCTGCCGGTGTACGACGAGCAGCGGCTCGACGGGAAGAGCGCCTACTGGGTCTTCCACACCGTCGGCGGCAACCAGGTCTACCGCTCCATCACCATCGACGACGCCGAACCGTACGCCTCCCGACCGGTCGGCGAGGACCAGCCCTTGAGCCGGTGGTCCTCGTTCGGCGGCAGCACGCCCGTCACCCACGTCGACGCCTTCCTGCCCGTCCCCGACCTGCGCCCCGCCGCCGACGGCTCGCACTGGTACTGGCTGTTCCACAACACCCCCGTCGGCCAGCGCTACCGGCTGATCTCCCTCTCCCGCTCCGGCCGTGCCCACCCCGACCGCCTCCGGCGCGACGACCGCCAGCTCAGCCAGTGGCGTTCGCTCGAAGGCGTCACCCGGGTCGACGCCTTCCTCGCCGTCCCCGGCAAGGACGAGCCGACCGGCGGCCAGCACTGGTACTGGGCGTTCCACCAGGACAAGTACCGGACCGTCATGATCGACCACGGCGGCAACCACCAGGACGACCTGCTGCGCGAGGACCGCCCCACTGCCGTCTGGTCCCGCCGTCCCTGA
- a CDS encoding FtsX-like permease family protein, translated as MTVVALYGRGLGFGDLTLAHRLVAAHVDVPLDDEVLVRGEHVTREALTAALRGDPGLGVLDRASAAAPENRTGAQIGYVTLGLIIAFVAIAVLNTLAMSIADRRPEFAALALTGATRRQLRRMLGWETAVSVALATGLGLAVAFAVLGTYAEGITRGTAGAAVPAGELAVVLAGAAGLAAVGTWLPARATLRGLRRRA; from the coding sequence GTGACGGTGGTCGCCCTGTACGGCCGGGGCCTGGGCTTCGGCGACCTCACGCTGGCGCACCGGCTGGTCGCCGCGCACGTCGACGTGCCGCTGGACGACGAGGTGCTGGTCCGCGGCGAGCACGTGACCCGGGAGGCGCTGACCGCCGCGCTGCGCGGCGATCCGGGGCTGGGCGTGCTGGACCGGGCGTCCGCGGCGGCCCCGGAGAACCGGACGGGTGCTCAGATCGGCTACGTCACGCTCGGGTTGATCATCGCGTTCGTCGCCATCGCGGTGCTCAACACGCTGGCCATGAGCATCGCCGACCGCCGCCCGGAGTTCGCCGCGCTGGCGTTGACCGGGGCCACCCGCCGTCAGCTCCGGCGGATGCTCGGCTGGGAGACGGCGGTCTCGGTGGCCCTGGCCACCGGGCTCGGCCTGGCGGTGGCCTTCGCGGTGCTCGGCACCTACGCCGAGGGCATCACCCGCGGCACCGCCGGGGCGGCCGTGCCCGCCGGTGAGCTCGCCGTGGTGCTGGCCGGGGCGGCCGGGCTCGCCGCCGTGGGCACCTGGCTGCCGGCCCGGGCCACCCTGCGCGGCCTGCGCCGCCGTGCGTGA
- a CDS encoding ABC transporter permease, with product MMLSLALATLRHRRAGFAGAFVALFCAAALVCGCGTLLVTGLTGTVRPERWAAAPIVVAGDQQVHALVDKGKGKVKEKAKPIAGRAWVPAALADRIAALPSVRAVATEVTFPVLLPGGPDGGSWGHGWESAPLAGLTLGAGRAPVADDEVVVDAATAARARLSPGSTTAARTASGTLTVRVVGVTAQGFDSQAAVFFAADRARRLAGHDGLVSAIGVFPADPSAAAATTAEVRALLADGPAAPAAVVRTGADRGPAEFPDAANARVRLVSMGAVLAGTSLLVALLIVVGTFGLSIQQRQREIAVLRAVAATGRQVRKMIGGEALLVGLAAGGLGAAAGLPLGGWLHGRFVALEVIPANLPAVLSPFPALVAAAATLLTGWAAARISARRASAVRPVEALGEAELRPPRLSLTRVGFGVLTVAGAVVLTALLTVLHSDQASTPVCFLAVLLWCTAFALLGPLVARAGTAVLGVPLRASRVGGWLAVHNLRAGAHRLASVVTPLTLLIAMACTILFTQTTTGQAAAAQRERGNAADFVVGPRVPSSAAEALGAVPGVRTVTRVLHSQVRDGLTRRSVQGVSPERVADTLDLGVTAGDLGALGTARRRPPTGWATGWASASG from the coding sequence ATGATGCTGAGCCTCGCCCTCGCGACCCTGCGGCACCGCAGGGCCGGTTTCGCCGGCGCCTTCGTCGCCCTGTTCTGTGCCGCCGCCCTGGTCTGCGGGTGCGGAACCCTGCTGGTCACCGGTCTGACCGGCACGGTCCGGCCGGAGCGCTGGGCGGCCGCGCCGATCGTGGTCGCCGGGGACCAGCAGGTGCACGCCCTCGTGGACAAGGGCAAGGGGAAGGTCAAGGAGAAGGCCAAGCCGATCGCCGGCCGGGCCTGGGTGCCGGCCGCGCTCGCCGACCGGATCGCCGCGCTGCCGTCGGTGCGCGCCGTGGCCACCGAGGTGACCTTCCCGGTCCTGCTGCCGGGCGGGCCCGACGGCGGTTCCTGGGGCCACGGTTGGGAGTCCGCGCCGCTGGCCGGGCTCACCCTCGGCGCGGGCCGCGCGCCCGTCGCCGACGACGAGGTGGTGGTCGACGCGGCCACCGCCGCCCGGGCCCGCCTGTCCCCCGGTTCCACCACGGCGGCCCGGACGGCCTCGGGAACGCTGACCGTGCGCGTGGTCGGCGTCACCGCGCAGGGGTTCGACAGCCAGGCCGCGGTCTTCTTCGCCGCCGACCGGGCCCGCCGGCTGGCCGGGCACGACGGGCTGGTCAGCGCGATCGGGGTCTTCCCGGCCGATCCGTCGGCCGCCGCCGCGACCACCGCCGAGGTGCGGGCGCTGCTGGCGGACGGCCCGGCCGCCCCGGCGGCGGTGGTGCGGACGGGTGCGGACCGCGGGCCGGCGGAGTTCCCGGACGCCGCGAACGCCCGGGTGCGACTGGTCAGCATGGGCGCCGTCCTGGCTGGCACCTCGCTGCTGGTGGCGCTGCTGATCGTGGTCGGCACCTTCGGCCTGTCGATCCAGCAGCGGCAGCGGGAGATCGCGGTGCTGCGGGCGGTGGCGGCGACCGGGCGGCAGGTCCGGAAGATGATCGGCGGGGAGGCGCTGCTGGTCGGTCTGGCCGCCGGGGGGCTCGGCGCCGCCGCCGGGCTGCCGCTGGGCGGCTGGCTGCACGGCCGCTTCGTCGCCCTGGAGGTGATCCCGGCGAACCTGCCCGCCGTGCTCTCGCCCTTCCCGGCGCTGGTCGCCGCCGCGGCCACCCTGCTGACCGGCTGGGCGGCGGCCCGGATCTCGGCCCGGCGGGCCTCCGCCGTCCGCCCGGTCGAGGCGCTGGGCGAGGCCGAACTCCGGCCTCCTCGGCTGTCGTTGACCCGGGTCGGGTTCGGCGTGCTGACCGTGGCCGGGGCCGTGGTGCTCACCGCGCTGCTGACCGTCCTGCACTCGGACCAGGCCTCGACGCCGGTCTGCTTCCTCGCGGTGCTGCTGTGGTGCACCGCGTTCGCCCTGCTCGGACCGCTGGTGGCCAGGGCCGGGACGGCCGTGCTGGGCGTGCCGCTGCGGGCGTCCCGGGTGGGCGGCTGGCTCGCGGTGCACAACCTGCGGGCCGGGGCGCACCGGCTGGCCTCGGTGGTGACCCCGCTGACCCTGTTGATCGCGATGGCCTGCACCATCCTGTTCACCCAGACCACCACCGGGCAGGCGGCCGCCGCGCAGCGCGAGCGGGGCAACGCCGCCGACTTCGTGGTGGGGCCGCGTGTTCCGTCCTCCGCCGCCGAGGCGCTGGGCGCCGTCCCCGGGGTGCGGACGGTGACCCGGGTGCTGCACAGCCAGGTCCGCGACGGGCTGACCAGGCGGAGCGTGCAGGGGGTCTCCCCCGAGCGGGTGGCCGACACCCTCGACCTCGGCGTGACCGCCGGCGACCTCGGCGCGCTGGGGACGGCACGGCGGCGGCCGCCGACGGGCTGGGCTACCGGCTGGGCCAGCGCGTCCGGCTGA
- a CDS encoding MFS transporter, protein MTATATTLPAPAVPSARRRWSVLAVCCLSMFLVGLDTTVVNVGLPAIGRGLGAGIRSLEWTVDAYTVVLAGLLITSGALADRFGRRRVFRTGLAVFGAASAVCALAPSVGWLVVARAVQGVGASMLSPVALAIVVNTMPDPKERARAIGVWASVFGLSMAVGPVVGGALLAGLDWRALFWINAPVVLVALLLTALVVPESRGARARRLDLSGQALLCLVIGLGVGVLIEGPRIGWASPAALAGYGAVAAAAAGFGWVEARRDEPLMDLRLFRSPQFGGAVLGAVAVFVALNLTLLLNTLYLQHGRGFSALAAGLTALPMAAGATVCAPWSGRLVGRVGPRLPLTVAGLCVAAGGLCLVGLDRHTGLPLLTAAHLLIGIGFGFANAPITNTAVGGLPPARAGVAGAITSTARQVGAAIGIALGGALLAHAAPAELARAARPGWALVAGCGLLLVVLARAGQGRATVKIS, encoded by the coding sequence ATGACCGCGACAGCAACGACCCTTCCGGCTCCGGCCGTTCCGAGTGCCCGCAGGCGGTGGAGCGTGCTGGCGGTGTGCTGCCTGAGCATGTTCCTGGTGGGCCTGGACACCACCGTCGTCAACGTGGGCCTGCCCGCGATCGGGCGTGGGCTGGGCGCGGGAATCCGCAGCCTGGAGTGGACGGTCGACGCGTACACCGTCGTGCTGGCCGGGCTGCTGATCACCTCCGGCGCGCTGGCCGACCGCTTCGGCCGCCGCCGGGTGTTCCGCACCGGGCTTGCGGTGTTCGGCGCCGCCTCGGCGGTCTGCGCGCTGGCGCCCTCGGTGGGCTGGCTGGTGGTGGCCCGGGCCGTGCAGGGCGTCGGCGCCTCGATGCTCAGCCCGGTGGCGCTCGCGATCGTGGTCAACACCATGCCGGACCCGAAGGAGCGGGCCCGGGCGATCGGCGTCTGGGCGTCGGTGTTCGGCCTCAGCATGGCCGTCGGGCCGGTGGTCGGCGGCGCCCTGCTCGCCGGGCTCGACTGGCGCGCGCTGTTCTGGATCAACGCGCCGGTGGTCCTGGTCGCCCTGCTGCTCACCGCGCTGGTGGTGCCCGAGTCCCGGGGGGCGCGGGCCCGCCGGCTCGACCTGTCGGGGCAGGCCCTGCTGTGCCTGGTGATCGGCCTCGGCGTCGGCGTGCTGATCGAAGGTCCGCGGATCGGCTGGGCCTCGCCGGCGGCGCTGGCCGGGTACGGCGCGGTGGCTGCGGCGGCGGCCGGGTTCGGGTGGGTCGAGGCGCGGCGGGACGAGCCGCTGATGGACCTCCGGCTGTTCCGCAGCCCGCAGTTCGGCGGCGCGGTGCTCGGGGCGGTCGCGGTGTTCGTCGCCCTGAACCTCACCCTGCTGCTCAACACCCTCTACCTGCAGCACGGCCGTGGCTTCTCAGCGCTCGCCGCGGGGCTCACCGCCCTGCCGATGGCCGCCGGAGCGACCGTCTGCGCCCCGTGGTCCGGCCGCCTGGTCGGCCGGGTCGGACCGCGCCTGCCGCTGACCGTGGCCGGCCTGTGCGTCGCGGCCGGCGGGCTCTGCCTGGTCGGCCTCGACCGGCACACCGGCCTGCCCCTGCTGACGGCCGCCCACCTGCTGATCGGCATCGGCTTCGGCTTCGCCAACGCGCCGATCACCAACACCGCCGTCGGCGGACTCCCCCCGGCCCGGGCCGGGGTGGCCGGTGCGATCACCTCCACCGCCCGGCAGGTCGGCGCGGCGATCGGCATCGCCCTCGGCGGCGCGCTGCTCGCGCACGCCGCCCCGGCGGAGCTTGCCCGGGCCGCCCGTCCGGGCTGGGCGCTGGTGGCCGGCTGCGGCCTCCTGCTGGTCGTGCTGGCCCGGGCCGGCCAGGGGCGGGCGACGGTCAAAATCTCGTAA
- a CDS encoding ABC transporter ATP-binding protein, with translation MSEAITLDAVSKVYGKGRGAVAALREVTVRLPRGGFTAVMGPSGSGKSTFLHCAAGLDRPTAGTVRLGGTDLSGLSETKLTELRRERAGFVFQSFNLVSSLTVEQNVTLPLRLAGRRADAGKLAELVRRVGLQERTGHRPGQLSGGQQQRVAIARALISDPEVVFADEPTGALDTMTAREVLTLLRQTVDELGQTIVMVTHDPVAASYADEVLFLADGRVADTMSGPTAAAVADRMIRLGAWNR, from the coding sequence ATGAGCGAAGCGATCACTTTGGACGCCGTCAGCAAGGTCTACGGCAAGGGGCGGGGCGCGGTGGCCGCGCTGCGCGAGGTGACGGTGCGGCTGCCCAGGGGCGGCTTCACCGCCGTGATGGGGCCGTCCGGTTCGGGCAAGAGCACCTTCCTGCACTGCGCGGCGGGCCTGGACCGGCCGACCGCCGGGACGGTGCGGCTGGGCGGCACCGACCTGTCCGGGCTGAGCGAGACGAAGCTGACCGAACTGCGCCGGGAGCGCGCGGGGTTCGTGTTCCAGTCGTTCAACCTGGTCTCCTCGCTGACGGTCGAGCAGAACGTGACGCTGCCGCTGCGGCTGGCCGGGCGGCGGGCCGACGCCGGGAAGCTGGCCGAACTGGTGCGCCGGGTGGGCCTGCAGGAGCGGACCGGGCACCGGCCCGGGCAGCTGTCCGGCGGGCAGCAGCAGCGGGTGGCGATCGCCCGGGCGCTGATCTCGGACCCCGAGGTGGTGTTCGCCGACGAGCCCACCGGCGCGCTGGACACCATGACCGCCCGCGAGGTGCTGACCCTGCTGCGGCAGACCGTCGACGAACTCGGCCAGACCATCGTCATGGTGACCCACGACCCCGTTGCCGCGTCCTACGCCGACGAGGTGCTGTTCCTGGCCGACGGCCGGGTCGCCGACACCATGTCGGGTCCGACCGCCGCCGCCGTCGCCGACCGGATGATCCGCCTGGGAGCGTGGAACCGATGA
- a CDS encoding galactose oxidase early set domain-containing protein, giving the protein MSRSRLRAVLAVGAATVVLSTTTVLAAPAPALPVPAAVAEAGPFAGDGTPRITDEQVRAEVRAAEEAAFGRPAAEAMARDRIGLRAVQTGYPQTTRTNRFNLLTTTQAQDNAAYPAAQFGQFKQYIPSPEFGDHVALLPTGKVLLFSFESVEDNPQKETAPTDVIGRQNAGRAYLWTPPANDTDPGTFRAVPPPVVDMPDGLNEPRPAPFFCAGHSYLPNGMVGVFGGNLGGNGGTGAKLALVFDPWTETWHQEQDMSVGRWYPSVVTGADGRQTIMSGQSELGFGTPSPVVERFPAKGTEVSYGKAAVPENLALDRWKADAPYRMDYPHLFSLRDGRIYGFGRSSDQQFVFDPASETRGQLPSRPDNFPRLYGSAVALPNGADGPDSVLVLGGNHKDPNTFKFSGGAWTKEQPRNLGRAQDDTLIFPDGNLFTVNGAVGIRDYGLGDYNPNVPDDRFRQVELRDAAGKWTLGPKQRLPRGYHSNAVILPDGRIMVTGDELQQIANNPDIKAGNNGTIEIYEPPYLHQGGGRPDIRTAPTDPVGYRTTFRINTNSPTQAARAVLLAPITSTHSVDTSQRRLELKLVSRAGSQLVLQSPASAADAPPGWYMLFLLNDAGVPSVAKWIQLSPNA; this is encoded by the coding sequence ATGTCACGCAGCAGACTGAGGGCAGTGCTGGCGGTCGGCGCCGCCACCGTCGTCCTGTCGACCACCACCGTTCTGGCCGCCCCCGCCCCGGCCCTCCCCGTCCCGGCCGCCGTCGCCGAGGCCGGACCGTTCGCCGGGGACGGCACGCCGCGGATCACCGACGAACAGGTGCGGGCCGAGGTCCGCGCCGCCGAGGAGGCCGCCTTCGGACGCCCGGCCGCCGAGGCGATGGCCCGGGACCGGATCGGCCTGCGCGCCGTCCAGACCGGCTATCCGCAGACCACCCGCACCAACCGGTTCAACCTGCTGACCACCACCCAGGCGCAGGACAACGCGGCCTACCCCGCCGCCCAGTTCGGGCAGTTCAAGCAGTACATCCCGTCCCCCGAGTTCGGCGACCACGTGGCGCTGCTGCCCACCGGCAAGGTGCTGCTGTTCTCCTTCGAGTCGGTCGAGGACAACCCGCAGAAGGAGACCGCGCCCACGGACGTCATCGGCCGGCAGAACGCCGGCCGCGCGTACCTGTGGACGCCGCCCGCGAACGACACCGACCCGGGCACCTTCCGGGCCGTCCCGCCGCCGGTGGTCGACATGCCGGACGGCCTGAACGAGCCCCGCCCCGCTCCGTTCTTCTGCGCCGGCCACTCCTACCTGCCCAACGGCATGGTCGGCGTGTTCGGCGGCAACCTCGGCGGCAACGGCGGCACCGGCGCCAAACTGGCCCTGGTCTTCGACCCGTGGACGGAGACCTGGCACCAGGAACAGGACATGTCGGTCGGCCGCTGGTACCCCAGCGTGGTCACCGGCGCGGACGGTCGGCAGACCATCATGTCCGGCCAGTCCGAACTCGGCTTCGGCACCCCGTCCCCGGTCGTCGAACGCTTCCCCGCCAAGGGCACCGAGGTCTCCTACGGCAAGGCCGCCGTCCCCGAGAACCTCGCCCTGGACCGCTGGAAGGCCGACGCGCCCTACCGGATGGACTACCCGCACCTGTTCTCGCTCCGGGACGGCAGGATCTACGGCTTCGGCCGCAGCTCCGACCAGCAGTTCGTCTTCGACCCGGCGAGCGAGACCCGCGGCCAACTGCCCAGCCGGCCCGACAACTTCCCACGCCTGTACGGCTCGGCCGTCGCCCTGCCGAACGGCGCCGACGGGCCGGACTCGGTGCTCGTCCTCGGCGGCAACCACAAGGACCCGAACACCTTCAAGTTCTCCGGCGGCGCCTGGACCAAGGAGCAGCCCAGGAACCTCGGCCGGGCCCAGGACGACACGCTGATCTTCCCCGACGGCAACCTGTTCACCGTCAACGGGGCCGTCGGCATCCGCGACTACGGCCTCGGCGACTACAACCCGAACGTCCCCGACGACCGGTTCCGCCAGGTCGAACTCCGGGACGCGGCCGGCAAGTGGACCCTCGGCCCCAAGCAGCGGCTGCCGCGCGGCTACCACTCCAACGCGGTGATCCTCCCCGACGGCCGGATCATGGTCACCGGCGACGAGCTCCAGCAGATCGCCAACAACCCGGACATCAAGGCCGGCAACAACGGCACCATCGAGATCTACGAGCCGCCCTACCTGCACCAGGGCGGCGGCCGCCCCGACATCCGGACCGCGCCGACCGACCCGGTCGGGTACAGGACGACCTTCCGGATCAACACCAACTCGCCGACCCAGGCCGCCCGCGCGGTCCTGCTCGCCCCCATCACCTCGACCCACTCGGTCGACACCAGCCAGCGCCGCCTCGAACTCAAGCTGGTCAGCCGGGCCGGCAGCCAGCTCGTCCTCCAGAGCCCCGCCTCGGCCGCGGACGCGCCTCCCGGCTGGTACATGCTCTTCCTGCTCAACGACGCCGGGGTGCCCAGCGTGGCCAAGTGGATCCAGCTCAGCCCGAACGCCTGA
- a CDS encoding helix-turn-helix domain-containing protein, whose amino-acid sequence MDEELAQILDAIGPRLRALRHDRGLTLEVLAAETGISVSTLSRLESGGRRPTLDLLIPLARAHRVALDQLVAAPATGDPRVHLAPLRKAEGSVLVPLTQYPGRVQVFKHVLAPREPRLVTHEGYEWLYVLAGELRLILGEHEHTLHPGEVAEFDTSEPHWFGPAGTTAAEILHLFGPRGDQAVVRTGRKAGPRPES is encoded by the coding sequence GTGGACGAAGAGCTGGCACAGATCCTGGACGCCATCGGACCGCGGCTGCGCGCCCTGCGCCACGACCGGGGCCTCACCCTGGAGGTGCTCGCCGCCGAGACCGGCATCTCGGTGAGCACTCTGTCCCGGCTCGAATCGGGCGGCCGGCGCCCCACTCTGGACCTGCTCATCCCGCTGGCCCGCGCGCACCGGGTCGCCCTCGACCAGCTGGTGGCCGCGCCCGCCACCGGCGACCCCCGGGTCCACCTGGCGCCGCTGCGCAAGGCCGAGGGCAGCGTCCTCGTCCCGCTCACCCAGTACCCGGGCCGGGTGCAGGTGTTCAAGCACGTCCTGGCGCCCCGCGAACCCAGGCTGGTCACCCACGAGGGCTACGAGTGGCTGTACGTGCTGGCGGGCGAGCTGCGCCTGATCCTCGGCGAGCACGAACACACCCTCCACCCGGGCGAGGTGGCCGAGTTCGACACCTCGGAACCGCACTGGTTCGGCCCGGCCGGCACCACCGCCGCGGAGATCCTGCACCTGTTCGGGCCGCGCGGCGACCAGGCGGTGGTCCGCACCGGCCGGAAGGCGGGGCCCCGGCCCGAGAGCTGA